In Comamonas sp. lk, the following proteins share a genomic window:
- a CDS encoding alpha/beta hydrolase: MPFAPVNGQNLFYEDTGGRGPVIVFSHGLLMDHTMFAPQVQALQSRFRCISWDERGHGQTADPEHCAPFTYYDSADDLAALLKYLGVDKAVLVGMSQGGYLSLRCALIHPEVVGALVLIDTQALLEDPEQMPHHEALLKAWMEHGLSDDMATMVEHIILGQGWGGAAQWRHKWKQATPVNLGQSFATLALRDDISPRLAEIRMPALVIHGSKDEAIAPERARAMFKGLPQARWVDVVGAGHASNLTHPEPVNAAMEEFLAGLH; encoded by the coding sequence ATGCCTTTTGCCCCGGTCAACGGTCAGAACCTCTTCTACGAAGATACGGGCGGGCGTGGTCCCGTCATCGTGTTCTCGCATGGGCTGCTCATGGATCACACCATGTTCGCGCCCCAGGTTCAGGCCTTGCAAAGCCGTTTTCGCTGCATCAGCTGGGATGAACGCGGCCATGGGCAGACGGCAGACCCCGAGCATTGCGCGCCTTTTACCTACTACGACAGCGCCGACGATCTGGCCGCGCTGCTCAAATACCTGGGTGTAGACAAGGCGGTGCTGGTCGGCATGTCGCAAGGCGGCTATCTCTCGCTGCGCTGTGCCCTGATTCACCCCGAGGTGGTGGGGGCGCTGGTGCTGATCGATACCCAGGCCTTGCTGGAAGACCCGGAGCAAATGCCCCATCACGAAGCCCTGCTCAAGGCCTGGATGGAGCACGGCCTGTCTGACGATATGGCGACCATGGTGGAGCACATCATCCTGGGCCAGGGTTGGGGCGGCGCGGCCCAGTGGCGCCACAAATGGAAGCAGGCCACACCCGTCAATCTGGGACAGAGCTTTGCCACGCTGGCGCTGCGCGACGACATCAGCCCGCGCCTGGCCGAGATCCGCATGCCGGCCCTGGTCATTCATGGCAGCAAGGACGAGGCCATCGCCCCCGAGCGCGCCCGCGCCATGTTCAAAGGCCTGCCCCAGGCACGCTGGGTGGATGTGGTGGGGGCCGGCCATGCTTCCAACCTCACCCACCCGGAGCCGGTGAACGCGGCCATGGAAGAGTTCCTGGCGGGCCTGCATTGA
- a CDS encoding MSMEG_1061 family FMN-dependent PPOX-type flavoprotein codes for MITSLEQLQQLYAPPAERALLKQQLELDRYCLRFIALSPLLVMATGGASGTLLDASPRGGKPGFVKAPDANTLLIPDAGGNNRLDSLSNLLQDPRVGLLFFVPGFDETLRVNGKARLRDEAHYTALFASEHFRPKLVIEIEVQEAYLHCAKALMRSRLWSAEAQVQRNVMPTLNQMIQAQMGMTTAPESQELMVNRYNAQIAAEQGKK; via the coding sequence GTGATCACCTCGCTTGAGCAACTGCAGCAGCTGTACGCACCGCCGGCAGAGCGGGCCTTGCTCAAGCAGCAGCTGGAGCTGGACCGCTATTGCCTGCGCTTTATTGCCCTGTCTCCGCTGCTGGTCATGGCCACGGGCGGTGCCAGCGGTACGCTGCTCGATGCCTCGCCGCGTGGCGGCAAGCCGGGCTTTGTCAAAGCCCCCGATGCAAACACGCTGCTGATTCCCGATGCCGGCGGCAACAACCGGCTCGACAGCCTGAGCAATCTGCTGCAAGACCCGCGTGTGGGTCTGCTGTTTTTCGTGCCCGGCTTTGACGAGACACTGCGCGTCAACGGCAAGGCCAGGCTGCGCGACGAGGCGCATTACACGGCGCTGTTTGCGTCCGAGCACTTCAGGCCCAAGCTGGTGATCGAGATCGAGGTGCAGGAAGCCTATCTGCACTGTGCCAAGGCCTTGATGCGCTCCAGGCTGTGGAGTGCCGAAGCCCAGGTGCAGCGCAATGTGATGCCCACGCTCAACCAGATGATTCAGGCGCAAATGGGCATGACCACGGCGCCTGAATCGCAGGAGTTGATGGTCAACCGCTACAACGCGCAAATCGCTGCCGAGCAGGGCAAAAAGTAA
- a CDS encoding DMT family transporter, with product MSGQDIRRPLDAQAVALMLLLCLIWSLQQIVLKATAPDFSPTLQLALRSGIAALLVWLYMRFKGERLNLQTGVWRAGLLVGALFALEFVLLGQAVRLTTAGHVVVFLYSAPVFAALGLHLKLPAERLATLQWLGIALAFGGIAVAFLGDGGQGRLSSTLLGDALALGAALAWGLTTVAIRVSPLSGLPATQTLFYQLVVGFVLLMAAAWALDETVFRSSLPVWAALAFNAVLVCFFSFLVWFSLLRKYLASRLGVFSFLTPILGVILGAWLLDEPVEPNFAIGAALVLAGIVLVSGYGLLLGWLQRLRHRVPARKI from the coding sequence ATGAGCGGGCAGGACATCCGGCGTCCGCTGGATGCCCAGGCGGTGGCCCTGATGCTGCTGCTGTGCCTGATCTGGAGCCTGCAGCAGATCGTGCTCAAGGCCACAGCGCCTGATTTCTCGCCCACCTTGCAGCTGGCGCTGCGCTCCGGCATTGCGGCGCTGCTGGTGTGGCTGTACATGCGCTTCAAGGGTGAGCGGCTCAATCTGCAAACAGGGGTCTGGCGGGCAGGTCTGCTGGTGGGCGCCCTGTTTGCGCTGGAGTTCGTGCTGCTGGGCCAGGCCGTGCGCCTGACCACGGCAGGCCATGTGGTGGTGTTTTTGTACTCGGCCCCGGTGTTTGCGGCCCTGGGCCTGCACCTTAAGCTTCCGGCCGAGCGGCTGGCAACCCTGCAATGGCTGGGCATTGCCCTGGCCTTTGGCGGCATTGCCGTGGCTTTTCTGGGAGATGGCGGTCAGGGCCGTCTGTCCTCCACCCTGCTGGGCGATGCGCTGGCGCTGGGGGCGGCCTTGGCCTGGGGCCTGACCACGGTGGCCATCCGCGTCTCGCCGCTGTCCGGCCTGCCGGCCACGCAAACCCTGTTCTATCAGCTGGTGGTGGGCTTTGTGCTGCTGATGGCGGCGGCCTGGGCCCTGGATGAGACGGTTTTCCGCTCCAGCTTGCCGGTATGGGCGGCGCTGGCTTTCAATGCCGTGCTCGTCTGCTTTTTCAGCTTTCTGGTCTGGTTCAGCTTGCTGCGCAAATACCTGGCCTCCCGTCTGGGCGTGTTTTCCTTTCTCACGCCCATTCTTGGCGTGATCCTTGGGGCCTGGCTGCTCGATGAGCCGGTGGAGCCCAATTTCGCCATCGGCGCCGCCCTGGTGCTGGCCGGGATCGTGCTGGTCAGCGGCTATGGCTTGCTGTTGGGCTGGCTGCAGCGCCTGAGGCACCGCGTGCCTGCGCGAAAAATCTAG
- a CDS encoding SDR family oxidoreductase — protein MALILILGASRGLGRALTEAYVQQGHRVIATVRKAEDMAGVQALGAEVLQMDLADPASVSGLAWRLDGESIDLALYVAGVWDSKDAGVPPSQPQFDAVMHSNVLGFMQVLPQIAPMVQAAGGVMGAFSSEMSLLAQADAYAWLYRVSKAALNMAVVSACQQWPGMTLLALDPGWVQTEMGGAQAPLTLQQSVQGLMQALATVRPEDRGCLLRHDGLRTRLNQGQA, from the coding sequence ATGGCTTTGATACTGATTCTGGGCGCGTCGCGCGGTCTGGGCCGTGCCTTGACCGAGGCTTACGTACAGCAAGGCCACCGCGTCATCGCCACGGTGCGCAAGGCCGAGGACATGGCGGGCGTGCAGGCCCTGGGTGCCGAGGTGCTGCAGATGGATCTGGCCGACCCGGCCAGCGTCAGCGGCCTGGCCTGGCGGCTGGACGGCGAGAGCATCGATCTGGCCCTGTATGTGGCTGGCGTCTGGGATAGTAAGGACGCCGGCGTTCCGCCCTCGCAGCCTCAGTTCGATGCCGTCATGCACAGCAATGTACTGGGTTTCATGCAGGTGCTGCCGCAGATCGCGCCCATGGTCCAGGCCGCTGGCGGCGTGATGGGGGCGTTTTCCAGCGAGATGTCGCTGCTGGCGCAGGCCGATGCCTATGCCTGGTTATACCGTGTCAGCAAGGCCGCTCTGAATATGGCTGTGGTGTCGGCCTGCCAGCAATGGCCGGGCATGACGCTGCTGGCGCTGGACCCGGGCTGGGTACAGACCGAGATGGGCGGTGCACAGGCGCCGCTGACTCTGCAGCAAAGCGTGCAGGGCCTGATGCAGGCCCTGGCCACGGTGAGGCCTGAAGACCGGGGCTGTCTGCTGCGCCACGATGGCTTGAGAACACGGTTGAACCAAGGGCAGGCCTAG
- a CDS encoding acyl-CoA dehydrogenase family protein translates to MLLTSDQEMIRDAVRDFVREQITPHAARWDKEHHFPKDVHQGLAQLGAYGICVPEELGGAGLNYISLALVLEEIAAGDGGTSTVISVTNCPVNAILMRYGNAQQQEQWLRPLAQGAMLGAFCLTEPHVGSDASALRTTAVREGDDYVINGVKQFITSGKNGDVAIVIAVTDKAAGKKGMSAFLVPTGNPGYQVARLEEKLGQHSSDTAQINFDNCRIPAANLIGAEGEGYKIALSALEGGRIGIAAQSVGMARAAFEAALAYSKERESFGQPIFNHQAVGFRLADCATQIEAARQLIWHAASLRDAGLPCLKEAAMAKLFASEMAERVCSMAIQTLGGYGVVNDFPVERIYRDVRVCQIYEGTSDVQKIIIQRALA, encoded by the coding sequence ATGCTTTTGACCTCTGACCAGGAAATGATCCGCGATGCCGTGCGCGATTTCGTGCGCGAGCAAATCACGCCCCATGCCGCGCGCTGGGACAAGGAGCACCACTTTCCCAAGGATGTGCACCAAGGCCTGGCCCAGCTCGGCGCCTACGGCATCTGCGTGCCCGAGGAGTTGGGCGGCGCAGGGCTGAACTACATCAGCCTGGCCCTGGTGCTGGAAGAGATTGCTGCCGGCGATGGCGGCACGAGCACCGTGATCAGCGTGACCAACTGCCCGGTCAACGCCATCTTGATGCGCTACGGCAATGCCCAGCAGCAAGAGCAGTGGCTGCGCCCGCTGGCCCAAGGCGCCATGCTGGGTGCCTTCTGCCTGACCGAGCCTCATGTGGGCTCAGATGCCAGTGCGTTGCGCACCACGGCCGTCCGCGAGGGCGATGACTATGTGATCAACGGCGTCAAGCAGTTCATCACCAGCGGCAAGAACGGCGATGTGGCGATTGTGATTGCCGTCACCGACAAGGCCGCGGGCAAGAAGGGCATGAGCGCTTTTCTGGTCCCCACCGGCAACCCCGGCTATCAGGTGGCGCGGCTGGAGGAAAAGCTGGGCCAGCACAGCAGCGATACGGCGCAGATCAATTTCGACAACTGCCGCATTCCGGCCGCCAACCTGATCGGTGCAGAAGGCGAGGGCTACAAGATTGCCCTGTCGGCGCTGGAAGGCGGGCGCATAGGCATTGCCGCCCAGAGCGTGGGCATGGCACGTGCGGCCTTCGAAGCCGCGCTGGCCTACAGCAAGGAGCGCGAGAGCTTCGGCCAGCCCATCTTCAATCACCAGGCCGTGGGTTTCAGGCTGGCGGACTGCGCCACGCAGATCGAAGCGGCGCGCCAGCTGATCTGGCATGCGGCCAGCCTGCGCGATGCCGGTCTGCCCTGCTTGAAGGAAGCGGCCATGGCCAAGCTGTTTGCCAGCGAAATGGCCGAACGCGTGTGCAGCATGGCGATTCAGACGCTGGGCGGCTACGGCGTGGTCAACGATTTCCCGGTGGAGCGCATCTACCGCGATGTGCGGGTGTGCCAGATCTATGAAGGCACGAGCGACGTGCAGAAAATCATCATCCAGCGCGCCCTGGCATGA